From the Clostridiales bacterium FE2011 genome, one window contains:
- a CDS encoding O-antigen ligase family protein — MMRNNSLLNGEYSRMQQTTRKECPVFIAFLAVACTVFAGLGDWKTLNDAYGALPKVIVLGTIVCAFLCFLVTADFAKIRKAIGYFPIFLLMIAVYTLVSLYIWITDLSQTASISRAGQKILFQTIVIIYCVFMCYLFEDRAINYMFFSMCATNAAIILLEMPKYGFVESISSVVTCLITFGEAEGFVRALEIHDITFLFGQFFIYYMMFAPKGSKPEKRIRRLGVILSVFFMLVGLKRSVLPAVLFVCVFVKLVRKARKPGKFIMATGISLFLFFYLYLYLTRSGILVSFLESLGIDMMGRDILWKLPNDYYELSPFWKGLGFEGVTDLVNIWYSNGLINHPFPLHNDILKIFIELGALGFTLWAGINYILYPSYWMKQHDTETGLLYIAILAYMTVTYLTDNTAFYFWSCIGLKLIPMSYSYRIREKLKQVRWKAPTPDEAMNEIRLIEMGE; from the coding sequence ATGATGCGCAATAACTCCCTGCTGAATGGTGAATACAGCCGGATGCAGCAAACAACAAGAAAGGAATGCCCGGTATTTATCGCATTTCTCGCTGTTGCCTGCACCGTTTTCGCCGGCCTCGGAGACTGGAAGACACTCAATGATGCATACGGAGCGTTGCCGAAAGTCATCGTGCTCGGGACGATCGTATGTGCATTCCTGTGTTTCCTTGTGACCGCAGATTTCGCAAAGATCAGGAAGGCAATAGGGTATTTTCCCATCTTCCTGCTCATGATTGCCGTTTATACCCTGGTCAGCCTGTATATATGGATCACGGATCTTTCCCAGACAGCATCCATCAGCCGGGCAGGGCAGAAGATCCTGTTCCAGACAATTGTTATTATTTACTGTGTATTCATGTGCTACCTGTTTGAAGACAGGGCGATCAATTACATGTTTTTCAGCATGTGCGCCACAAACGCGGCCATCATTCTGCTGGAAATGCCGAAGTACGGTTTCGTGGAGAGCATCTCTTCCGTTGTGACCTGTCTGATCACGTTCGGTGAGGCTGAAGGGTTTGTGCGGGCGCTGGAAATCCATGATATCACTTTCCTGTTCGGGCAGTTCTTCATTTACTACATGATGTTTGCACCGAAAGGATCAAAACCGGAGAAACGCATCCGGCGCCTGGGGGTGATCCTCTCCGTATTTTTCATGCTGGTGGGACTGAAACGCAGCGTCCTGCCGGCGGTGCTTTTTGTATGTGTATTCGTAAAGCTGGTCCGGAAGGCCCGAAAACCGGGAAAGTTTATCATGGCGACGGGGATCAGCCTGTTTCTGTTTTTCTACCTGTATCTCTACCTGACGCGGAGCGGCATCCTGGTATCTTTTCTCGAATCGCTCGGTATCGATATGATGGGCCGCGATATCCTGTGGAAGCTGCCCAATGACTACTATGAGCTTTCCCCATTCTGGAAGGGACTGGGCTTTGAAGGCGTGACCGACCTGGTGAATATCTGGTACAGCAACGGACTGATCAATCATCCATTTCCGCTGCACAATGATATCCTGAAGATCTTTATTGAACTCGGCGCGCTGGGATTCACCCTGTGGGCGGGGATCAATTATATCCTGTATCCCTCTTACTGGATGAAACAGCATGATACGGAAACCGGATTGCTGTATATAGCCATATTGGCCTATATGACCGTAACGTACCTGACGGACAATACAGCTTTCTATTTCTGGAGCTGTATCGGCCTGAAACTGATTCCCATGAGTTACAGCTACCGGATCCGCGAAAAGCTGAAGCAGGTTCGGTGGAAAGCGCCGACACCGGATGAAGCGATGAATGAGATCCGGCTGATTGAGATGGGAGAATGA